A stretch of DNA from Campylobacter concisus ATCC 51562:
CCAGCTGCAATTTTAACAGCCAGCTAAAATTTTAGTTTTTATGTATGCGAAGGTAGCTATTTAGCGCGCCAACATAGGCTTTTGCGCTTGCCATCATAGTATCTATGTCAAGTCCATGGCCTATTACAGCCGTTTTGCCCTCAAACTCGACCTTTACATCAACCTTAGCAAGTGCGTCTTTACCTTGGGAAACAGATGCCACTTTATAGTCTTTTAGTGTGCCACTAATGCCACTAATACGATCAACTACCTTAAATATCGCATCAGCGGTACCATTTCCTAGAGCTGAGTCACTGATGATCTCATCATTGTGTTTTATGCTAATTGAAGCACTTGCAAGGCTTCCGCCACTACTTTGAAGAAGGGCCGTGATCTCATAAGCTTGTGGAATTTTTGTAATCTCTTCAGCTACAAGAGCTCTGATATCATCATCAAATATCTCTTTTTTCTTATCAGCTAGCTCTTTAAATTTTTCAAATGCCTTATTAAGAGCATCGCTATCAAGGTCAAATCCAAGGCTAGCAAGCTTATCTTTAAACGCGTGGCGACCACTATGCTTACCTAAAACAAGAGAATTTTTCTCAAGGCCTATACTCTCAGCGCTAATTATCTCATAGGTCTCTTTGTGCTTTAACACGCCGTCTTGATGTATGCCACTTTCATGAGCAAACGCGTTTTTACCAACGATAGCTTTATTTGGTTGAGGCTCAATGCCTATAATACTAGCAATCAGTCTTGAAGTTGGATAAATTTCTTTTGAAATAATGTCTGTATAAAATGGAGCAAAGACGTCTTGGCGGGTTTTGATAGCCATCACGATCTCTTCAAGCGCAGCATTTCCAGCACGCTCACCTATGCCATTTATTGTACCTTCAACCTGCCTTGCACCAGCTTTTATAGCCGCTAACGAGTTTGCCGTAGCCATACCTAAGTCATTGTGATTATGCACAGAGATTATTGCTCTATCGCCTACAAATTTTACTATTTCACTAATGCGAGCAGTTATCTCTTCAGGATATAAATAACCAACTGTATCAGGGATATTTAAAGTTTTTGCACCAGCATTTATAGCAGCATCACAAATTTCTTTTAAAAAGCTCATTTCACTTCTACAAG
This window harbors:
- a CDS encoding 2-isopropylmalate synthase, encoding MDKNKIIIFDTTLRDGEQSPGASMNTAEKLQIALQLERLGVDVMEAGFAAASPGDFDAVNQIAKQASNITVCSLARAVERDIKAAGEALAPAKNKRIHTFIATSPIHMEYKLKMSPDEVIKRAVESIKYAKTFCDDVEFSCEDACRSEMSFLKEICDAAINAGAKTLNIPDTVGYLYPEEITARISEIVKFVGDRAIISVHNHNDLGMATANSLAAIKAGARQVEGTINGIGERAGNAALEEIVMAIKTRQDVFAPFYTDIISKEIYPTSRLIASIIGIEPQPNKAIVGKNAFAHESGIHQDGVLKHKETYEIISAESIGLEKNSLVLGKHSGRHAFKDKLASLGFDLDSDALNKAFEKFKELADKKKEIFDDDIRALVAEEITKIPQAYEITALLQSSGGSLASASISIKHNDEIISDSALGNGTADAIFKVVDRISGISGTLKDYKVASVSQGKDALAKVDVKVEFEGKTAVIGHGLDIDTMMASAKAYVGALNSYLRIHKN